A part of Limihaloglobus sulfuriphilus genomic DNA contains:
- a CDS encoding 3-hydroxyacyl-ACP dehydratase FabZ family protein: MPPKLLVDISQIDKNNIIFDRDEILKYNPQNYEMQQLDAVVWYDKEARQALGYKDLTENEFWVRGHIPGRPIMPGVIMVEAAAQLSSFCMKRIFGTQGFLGFAGIKNAKFRGTVVPGERLYLLGEITKIQSRKFTAVVQGIVNDKMIFECEISGMNV; this comes from the coding sequence ATGCCACCAAAACTACTTGTTGATATTTCCCAGATTGATAAGAACAATATAATCTTCGATCGGGATGAAATATTAAAATACAATCCTCAGAATTACGAAATGCAGCAGCTTGACGCGGTTGTCTGGTACGACAAAGAAGCCCGTCAGGCTCTGGGATATAAAGATCTAACAGAAAACGAATTCTGGGTCAGAGGGCATATCCCCGGAAGACCGATAATGCCCGGCGTGATTATGGTTGAAGCCGCGGCTCAACTGTCGAGCTTCTGCATGAAACGAATCTTTGGCACCCAGGGCTTTCTCGGATTTGCCGGCATAAAAAACGCCAAATTCCGCGGCACCGTGGTTCCCGGCGAGAGGCTTTACCTGCTCGGAGAGATTACAAAGATCCAGAGCCGTAAGTTTACTGCCGTAGTTCAGGGTATTGTTAATGACAAAATGATCTTTGAATGCGAAATATCTGGTATGAATGTTTGA
- a CDS encoding histone H1, which translates to MQEFETLKQLVEAIEDDVLKAEGGNNAAGTRVRKQMQEVKKAAQDIRAKILELRS; encoded by the coding sequence ATGCAAGAATTTGAAACACTGAAACAATTAGTAGAAGCTATTGAAGATGACGTATTGAAGGCCGAAGGCGGGAATAACGCCGCAGGTACCCGGGTACGTAAACAAATGCAGGAAGTCAAAAAGGCCGCTCAGGACATTCGGGCAAAGATACTCGAACTGCGTTCGTAA